The sequence CTTTGAAGCCTCAGGGTGGGCACGACTTCCCCGCTATCCTCCCGATGATCAATCGGGGATTCTGAACTTTTGAAAGCCCAGAATCAAGATATAAGGGTACACAGCGCACCAATGATGCCGCCGGCTCCGGCCAGGTTTCGCTCGCTTGTCGGCTGGTCAGGATCAAGCTCTGGCGAGTAGGACTTTAGCATCTGAAAGGCTACCCATAGCGGAAAAAAGGCGAACAATGTTTTGAACAGATCGGTTGGCAGGCTGTCGGCGACAACCGAACCCATTAGAGAGCCGACCAGAATACCGGGCACCAGTTGCTTCACAACCGGCCAATCGACTGCACCAAGGCGGTGATGGGCCTTAAGAGAGGCGGCCGCAGTGAAGATGATCGTAGACAAAGAAGTCGCCACAGCCATCAACAGAACTAAGTCCGACGCAAACCCTTGCGCCGAAAAAAGCCAGACCAGGAAAGGGACGATGATGATGCCGCCGCCGATGCCGAACAGCCCGGAAAGGAATCCCGCGGCGGCACCCAAAAGCAGATAGAAAAAGTACGAAAAATCGATTGACGCCAGGGCGAGGGCCGCAATGATCCAGAAGAGATTCTTATAGGCACATAGGCTTCGTACCTCAGTACAAATCGAACATATCTGGCAGACCTGGGTGGAAGCATCGCTCAGCTTGCGATAGGCGAATACAAGACAATTGGCGGCGATGGCGATGAGCAACGGGCGCAGGGTATCCAGCGTCTTCAAGTTGCTGGCGCCCACGCTGCCAAGACCCGCCACCATAAACGCGAACGGAGTTCCGCCGTACAAGGAAGCCCAAT comes from Methylicorpusculum oleiharenae and encodes:
- a CDS encoding TSUP family transporter; its protein translation is MMQFKSTLIERWQYCRDWASLYGGTPFAFMVAGLGSVGASNLKTLDTLRPLLIAIAANCLVFAYRKLSDASTQVCQICSICTEVRSLCAYKNLFWIIAALALASIDFSYFFYLLLGAAAGFLSGLFGIGGGIIIVPFLVWLFSAQGFASDLVLLMAVATSLSTIIFTAAASLKAHHRLGAVDWPVVKQLVPGILVGSLMGSVVADSLPTDLFKTLFAFFPLWVAFQMLKSYSPELDPDQPTSERNLAGAGGIIGALCTLIS